ATCCTTACCATTTGTAAAACAGTAGTTCAAAAAGTGATCTCTTACCAGCTCAGTCTTCTTTTTCCTGCAAGAGAAAAGGGAAACAAAAATGACTTTGAATTGTTGTAGTACCACCttttcataattcactttcctATCCTCCTCAGCGGTATCAAAACTCAATTTTATCTTTAACTGTGAGCTATAATGAATTCTAAGAACTATCCTCTATCCTCTGATACCTCACATATCCTCAGCTCTAAAGTCACACTGCCACCCAGTCCCTTAGTGTAAACCACTGCACCACAGTGCCTCATTGTCTCACAGCTCGTAGGACTGGAtcccactgcctcccagtcccttagtgtaaaccactggaccacagtgcCTCATTGTCTCACAGCTCGTAGGACTGGAtcccactgcctcccagtcccttagtgtaaaccactggaccacagtgcCTCCTTGTCTCACAGCTCGTAGGACTGGaccccactgccttccagtcCTGGGGATCTAACCAGCAAGCCAGCCAGCACAGCTCCTTACTTGTCCTTGCTGTGCACGGCAGAGTGACGGGTTACATCCTTCTTGTACACACTGGTGTAGTCACACTCGTCGCATTTGTATGGCTTTGTTCCCTCATGGTTGAACATGTGCTCCTGCAGCAAGAAGAGGAACGTGAAACACAGCGTTAAACTTCAGGGCACACCGTGTGCCAAAACCAGGATTTCAAAAAAGGGAACAGACCTGCCGAGATGCTATTGGAAAAGAAAATGATCCAGCGTTGTTGTAATCTGCAGGCATTTGCAGTGGCTACACAAACACTTGCCCAGTAGATGGCTCCACTGCATACAAGATTTGGAAGAGCCTCAACAATACTGCCCTGGGCTCAGTTGTGTCAGCAGTGCGCAAGTTCAAACTTAGCTTAGCTAGAGCGTAACTCTTTACTAACTCTGCTTTTACATAACCCTAATATTACACGGGTTGCACCAAGCGACATAGTTACAAGATAAGACTTagttgttatttaaaatgtaggcaTACCTTTAGACAGGTGTAAAGCTGTTTGTGgcttctgtttccaagatggcacGACAAGCTTTATTGCATGAACTTCTCTTTAGTAAAGTTTAGTAAAAGAGTCACGCTAGAACTAAGCTACGTTTGAACTTACGCATAGCTGCTTCAGCCGGGCCCTGCCCCCTGTAAGCTTAAGGAAGCAAAGCAAGATAAATGCTGATACTTCAGCTTTTGCCTTATCCAGAGAGAAAAGGctttaaaagacatttaaataaaaggaCTGCTTCACAACTGTGCCAGACAGCAGATTGTAACCAGCATGCAAGCCCCAGCCCAGCCCCAGACCTGCCTTCAAGGAAGACCAGCGCTTGCACCGATAGCTGCACTGCAGGCACTTGAAGTGCTCCGGGTCGTTCCCCTCGTGAGAATCCAGGTGGAATCGCATGTCGACCTGCGTCAGGAAACGCGAGCCACAGATCCGGCAGTGATGTGGCCTCAGCAGGGGCTTGTGCGATCTGTAATAATATCtagcattcaaaacaaaaacagaaaaaaaacaacaagaggcAGCATGTTAAAAGACAAACCCGTATTATACAGATAGGAAAGTAACATCCTGGAATGCTTCAGCAGCAAAACCTACATTTACTTCTGGAACGTGTCATATTACTTTGAATTTCATTCTGGGGTTGTACTTATTATTCTGAAGATTATAATAAGAGACATCGTTATACACCATTTttttgttaaaggaaaataaaactattagtgtttaaaaaaagatcAGGAGGTTAATGCAAGAACTTCCTTTTTACAAACGCCAATGCAAACTGCCTGATAAAGAACGTGAGCGAGCACTGAAACAGTAGGGCTGCTTTATTTCAGTGCTGAAGAGGAGGGATTGCCTGAGGTGAGAGATGGAAAGCATCAGACCCAGTACACTGTGTATGTGGAGGAGCTGCTCACTTGCGGGTCGACATGTACTTCTTGTATTTCTTGCGTAAGAATCGCTTGGAGGGTCGGCCTCGCCTCCTCGGGAAGTAGCCTGTCTCCTCTGCACCTGTATTAGAGGAGGGATCCTTGTTCTCTGAATCCGATTGGCTGACACCAGGCTCGGCGCAGTTCTCATTGGATGTTGAGGTTGCCCCATTGCCCAACCCTGAGGAGCTGGCTGCCTCGGAACCCTGTAGCTCTGCACTTTGATTGGATACAGAGGGAATCAAAGGCTCCACCTCGCCTCCTGATGTATTAATGAACAAAACAGGACAATCATTTAAGATgcatgaataatatatatatatatatatgcatacaacTACCAGTAataaatttaataataatttatttcttagcagacgcccttatccagggcgacttacaagatatcacattatttttacatacaattacccatttaaacagttgggtttttactggagcaatctaggtaaagtaccttgctcaagggtacagcagcagtgtccccaccggggattgaacccatgaccctccggtcaagagtcataCTGTACAGGGTTGGATTCTTTCATTGTGATATTTCACCTGTTAAGGGAGTCTGAAGGATTTCTCATAAAATCACACAACCAGgaaatacagtaaatgtattcaCAAGAACAGCAAGGAGGCTCACCTTGGTTTAGGGGGCGCCTCTCGGTGGGGAACTTCCTGGGGCGCACCACCCTCCGACGAGGCCTCTCCAGGGAAGAGGTTGGGGCGCTACGCGGCAAACTGGGCTGCCGTCCGCGAGGCTCGTCCTCAGCTGGGTTATAGTCACTGTCGTCTGGGGAAAAGGAGGGATtgaggggggatggagagagataAGGGGGTTGTAAGTACACATTGAACAATAGTGTGCAGACTTTTAAGCAAAAGCTAAGGTCACTGGTGCTGGGATGGGTAACACAGGTTAATCACACCCTATGGCAGGAACGTTTATTTTCAAAGAGGTTCTGAACCCCAGCTTGCACTTCAGCTGCAGAGCTGGAGGTGTTGCCGATCCCCAGCGAGGGGCTGCAATGACCTGCAGTTGTCATGTCTTTTACCTTCAGGGTCGTCAATGGCACCAGCGTCTACaatatcatcctcctcctcctcggccTGCTCCCCCCCCTTCACTGCTTCCTCCTGGGTGGAGTCCTGACGTCTGGGGCGGCCGCGGCCTCGCTTCTTTGGTGGGGGGGcacctggggaggggaggggggttggTGGTGGACATTAGTCTCTCCTGCCCTCAATTAAATTCCCCATCAATCAAaactttgtatttttaatttaaattgtacaACCACTTAACACAATAGGCACAATGAAGACTTGCCAACACTGTGATAGCACATCTATGGACATACAATGAATAACGAATCCCAGCCCCTGGTGACTCTGCACCCACACGTACTGGTGTTTCTGAAGTGGCGCTCCCTCATGTGCTTGATGAGGGTGTCCTTGGAGATGCTCTTGTAGGGACACATCTTGCACTTGAACTGctgcaccaccaccacctccatcATCTCCTCCAGCTCTGCCAGGTCCAGGTCCCCCAGGCGCTCTGACCTCTCTACCTCCCTGGACCCAGACTGCTCCTGGGAATGCTGGGGCTGGTCCGGACCGTCCCTACTGCACTCACTGTACTGGGAATTTTGAGGTTGATCTGGATCATTCCCACTGCACTCAATGTACTGGGAATTCTGAGGTTGATCCGGATCATTCCCACTGCACTCAATGTACTGGGAATTCTGAGGTTGATCCGGATCATTCCCACTGCACTCACTGTACTGGGAATTTTGAGGTTGATCTGGATCATTCCCACTGCACTCAATGTACTGGGAATTCTGAGGCTGATCCGGATCATTCCCACTGCACTCAATGTACTGGGAATTCTGAGGCTGATCCAGATCATTCCCACTGCACTCACTGTACTGGGAATTCTGAGGTTGATCCGGATCATTCCCACTGCACTCACTGTACTGGGAATTCTGAGGCTGATCCGGATCATTCCCACTGCATTCACTGTACTGGGAATTCTGAGGTTGATCTGGATCATTCCCTCTGCACTCAATGTACTGGGAATTCTGAGGCTGATCCGGATCATTCCCACTGCACTCACTGTACTGGGAATTCTGAGGTTGATCTGGATCATTCCCTCTGCACTCAATGTACTGGGAATTCTGAGGTTGATCCGGATCATTCCCACTGCACTCACTGTACTGGGAATGTTGGGGCTGGTCAGGATGATCTTCACTGCACTCCATATACAGGGAATTTTGTGGTTCATCCAGATTGTTCCCACTGCATTCAATGTACTGGGAATGCTGGGGCTGATCAGGGAGATCTCCACTGTACTCAAAGTACTGGGAATTCTGTGGTTGATCCGGATTATCCCCACTGTACTCAATGTATCGGGAATGCTGGGGCTCCTCGTGTTCAGGATAGCCGGAATGCCCGGGCTGGTCAGTTTGATCTGGATGCATCCCATCCTGATCCTGAAGGCTTGCTCGGTGATCGACCATTTCCGACTGGTCCAGACATGTGGAGGTGGAAGTGGGCCCCTCCGCCAAGGACTCCATGGCTATCCGGTTCGAGAAAGCAGAGGAGGACATCTGTGAGACCATGGGGGCACCTGGAGAGGAACAAAGAACCTGTCTTAATTAGCTTAGAGCCATCGTTTTCAAAACAAAGAACCTGTCTTAATTAGCTTAGAGCCATCATTTACAAACTTTCAACTGGAAAACAGTTACACCAAAGTAACGCCAAACTTATGGCAGGATAGCATTTTCAGATTTGACCCCCCGTACCCCTTGGCGCCCCCTCCCTGTTAGGGGCAGTACTGACCGTCATCAGGTCCCTGCAGGATGAGGTACTGGGTGGTCTCAGCCCCCCCATCTTCTGCACTCGTTACAGCAATGCAGCCTGCAGAACAGACAGCAGAGATAGAGAGTATTGGTTTAGCTCATTTTGCACAAAATAAGGACTTTCGCGGTTGGTAATATTGGTCCCAATGGACTGGCTAAcattgagacagacagacagatggcaGGTCCGCTCGCACCGTTCATGATGTCAGGTCCGATGGTGGACTCGATGATCTTGTCGATGGCAGAACCCAGGTCACTGGAGGTGGAGGCAGTGGAGTCAGACACCATCATGAGCCCCTCGGAGCCGACAGCGCTGGAGTGCACCAGGACCTGCGCAGACTCCGACACCAGCAGGGACTGCGTCACCGTGGAAACGCTGGACACGCTGGTGGACTGGGCAACGGAGGAGGAGTCGGGAAGGTGGACCACAGCCATGACGTCAGTGCTGGAGCTCATCTCCGGGATCACCTCCTGAAAACAGCACGTTTTCAAATAGATTAAAACAGTAACCTTTACAATAACTGAACCACTCTGatttaataaatagtttaaaaatgtttaggagatatatatttttaattttcttttgtgAAAAAGGACTTGCTTTATGAATTTAGAAAGAGTGGTTTTATAGCCTAGGAAGGAAAGATTTTACAGCGTGTTGCTTCATCCTTCCAAAAAGAAGTACAGCTCGCAAAGAAGATGCAGTATAATGtggaaacaatttaaaaacagacGTGAATAAAAACACATCTCAGAAAGCTGTGCACA
The sequence above is drawn from the Acipenser ruthenus chromosome 29, fAciRut3.2 maternal haplotype, whole genome shotgun sequence genome and encodes:
- the LOC117426052 gene encoding zinc finger protein 335-like isoform X1, which gives rise to MDSEDNEVESSSDAGPSGLEEPSESGMGMETSEAMSADSSDTAATPLLAPEPDSHVGQSSEGLVEVIPEMSSSTDVMAVVHLPDSSSVAQSTSVSSVSTVTQSLLVSESAQVLVHSSAVGSEGLMMVSDSTASTSSDLGSAIDKIIESTIGPDIMNGCIAVTSAEDGGAETTQYLILQGPDDGAPMVSQMSSSAFSNRIAMESLAEGPTSTSTCLDQSEMVDHRASLQDQDGMHPDQTDQPGHSGYPEHEEPQHSRYIEYSGDNPDQPQNSQYFEYSGDLPDQPQHSQYIECSGNNLDEPQNSLYMECSEDHPDQPQHSQYSECSGNDPDQPQNSQYIECRGNDPDQPQNSQYSECSGNDPDQPQNSQYIECRGNDPDQPQNSQYSECSGNDPDQPQNSQYSECSGNDPDQPQNSQYSECSGNDLDQPQNSQYIECSGNDPDQPQNSQYIECSGNDPDQPQNSQYSECSGNDPDQPQNSQYIECSGNDPDQPQNSQYIECSGNDPDQPQNSQYSECSRDGPDQPQHSQEQSGSREVERSERLGDLDLAELEEMMEVVVVQQFKCKMCPYKSISKDTLIKHMRERHFRNTSAPPPKKRGRGRPRRQDSTQEEAVKGGEQAEEEEDDIVDAGAIDDPEDDSDYNPAEDEPRGRQPSLPRSAPTSSLERPRRRVVRPRKFPTERRPLNQGGEVEPLIPSVSNQSAELQGSEAASSSGLGNGATSTSNENCAEPGVSQSDSENKDPSSNTGAEETGYFPRRRGRPSKRFLRKKYKKYMSTRKYYYRSHKPLLRPHHCRICGSRFLTQVDMRFHLDSHEGNDPEHFKCLQCSYRCKRWSSLKEHMFNHEGTKPYKCDECDYTSVYKKDVTRHSAVHSKDKKKKTELVPKITQYPCPVCSRVYPMQKRLTQHMKTHSLEKPHMCDKCGKSFKKRYTFKMHLLTHIQSYGNSRFKCEFCEYTCDNKKLLLNHQLSHTSDKPFKCDYCKYSTTKEDFLVSHMAIKHTGEKPFSCDLCHFVTKHKKNLRLHVQCRHAESFEEWARSHPEEPPRRRRPFFTLQQIEELKQQHENSQAVQDSTHGPIVSIAQMAFQAVQSTENPTVTQDSLGNTTIIYEQAGDESAELAAQNALDLLLNMSNPRELVSNSLQVAVLKSDGTAGDLEEGEADPAEHLSSQTQKVVTFHVREHGEALVQEAFEPRAMEGGTEITQINITSYPGGELSVVEQPGEEIHSTATVYSSGDASPEGSHSVVVSSGALTGTLKEHKGKYYLTSSLGGGTVQQIELSSETPASPPSTSSSQQLNSKKFSCKICMASFHGRAEMESHKRAHVGPNMFKCPDCSYAASSWPDVRNHTTQHADLRPHKCGHCSFASKNKKDLRRHMMTHTNEKPFACEICGQRFNRNGHLKFHMERLHSYEPPARKARLGGTQQAVILNSDEETLATLQTALQASQTVITPERLQQALGQDHIIVAQEQTLSDQEETTYIQQITTVDGQTVQHLVTAENQVTEVQYIISQDGIQHIIPQEYVVVSEGNHIQVQDGQIAHIQYEQDGQFLQEQQIALSHDGQIQYVPISSGEQIVSHEDLEAAAHSSVTAVADAAMAQTQTVYATEATPEQLEQMQQQGIQYDVITITEE
- the LOC117426052 gene encoding zinc finger protein 335-like isoform X2 produces the protein MDSEDNEVESSSDAGPSGLEEPSESGMGMETSEAMSADSSDTAATPLLAPEPDSHVGQSSEGLVEVIPEMSSSTDVMAVVHLPDSSSVAQSTSVSSVSTVTQSLLVSESAQVLVHSSAVGSEGLMMVSDSTASTSSDLGSAIDKIIESTIGPDIMNGCIAVTSAEDGGAETTQYLILQGPDDGAPMVSQMSSSAFSNRIAMESLAEGPTSTSTCLDQSEMVDHRASLQDQDGMHPDQTDQPGHSGYPEHEEPQHSRYIEYSGDNPDQPQNSQYFEYSGDLPDQPQHSQYIECSGNNLDEPQNSLYMECSEDHPDQPQHSQYSECSGNDPDQPQNSQYIECRGNDPDQPQNSQYSECSGNDPDQPQNSQYIECRGNDPDQPQNSQYSECSGNDPDQPQNSQYSECSGNDPDQPQNSQYSECSGNDLDQPQNSQYIECSGNDPDQPQNSQYIECSGNDPDQPQNSQYSECSGNDPDQPQNSQYIECSGNDPDQPQNSQYIECSGNDPDQPQNSQYSECSRDGPDQPQHSQEQSGSREVERSERLGDLDLAELEEMMEVVVVQQFKCKMCPYKSISKDTLIKHMRERHFRNTSAPPPKKRGRGRPRRQDSTQEEAVKGGEQAEEEEDDIVDAGAIDDPEDDSDYNPAEDEPRGRQPSLPRSAPTSSLERPRRRVVRPRKFPTERRPLNQGGEVEPLIPSVSNQSAELQGSEAASSSGLGNGATSTSNENCAEPGVSQSDSENKDPSSNTGAEETGYFPRRRGRPSKRFLRKKYKKYMSTRKYYYRSHKPLLRPHHCRICGSRFLTQVDMRFHLDSHEGNDPEHFKCLQCSYRCKRWSSLKEHMFNHEGTKPYKCDECDYTSVYKKDVTRHSAVHSKDKKKKTELVPKITQYPCPVCSRVYPMQKRLTQHMKTHSLEKPHMCDKCGKSFKKRYTFKMHLLTHIQSYGNSRFKCEFCEYTCDNKKLLLNHQLSHTSDKPFKCDYCKYSTTKEDFLVSHMAIKHTGEKPFSCDLCHFVTKHKKNLRLHVQCRHAESFEEWARSHPEEPPRRRRPFFTLQQIEELKQQHENSQAVQDSTHGPIVSIAQMAFQAVQSTENPTVTQDSLGNTTIIYEQAGDESAELAAQNALDLLLNMSNPRELVSNSLQVAVLKSDGTAGDLEEGEADPAEHLSSQTQKVVTFHVREHGEALVQEAFEPRAMEGGTEITQINITSYPGGELSVVEQPGEEIHSTATVYSSGDASPEGSHSVVVSSGALTGTLKEHKGKYYLTSSLGGGTVQQIELSSETPASPPSTSSSQQLNSKKFSCKICMASFHGRAEMESHKRAHVGPNMFKCPDCSYAASSWPDVRNHTTQHADLRPHKCGHCSFASKNKKDLRRHMMTHTNEKPFACEICGQRFNRNGHLKFHMERLHSYEPPARKARLGGTQQAVILNSDEETLATLQTALQASQTVITPERLQQALGQDHIIVAQEQTLSDQEETTYIQQITTVDGQTVQHLVTAENQVTEVQYIISQDGIQHIIPQEYVVVSEGNHIQVQDGQIAHIQYEQDGQFLQEQQIALSHDGQIQYVPISSGEQIVSHEDLEAAAHSSVTVADAAMAQTQTVYATEATPEQLEQMQQQGIQYDVITITEE
- the LOC117426052 gene encoding zinc finger protein 335-like isoform X6, which produces MDSEDNEVESSSDAGPSGLEEPSESGMGMETSEAMSADSSDTAATPLLAPEPDSHVGQSSEGLVEVIPEMSSSTDVMAVVHLPDSSSVAQSTSVSSVSTVTQSLLVSESAQVLVHSSAVGSEGLMMVSDSTASTSSDLGSAIDKIIESTIGPDIMNGCIAVTSAEDGGAETTQYLILQGPDDGAPMVSQMSSSAFSNRIAMESLAEGPTSTSTCLDQSEMVDHRASLQDQDGMHPDQTDQPGHSGYPEHEEPQHSRYIEYSGDNPDQPQNSQYFEYSGDLPDQPQHSQYIECSGNNLDEPQNSLYMECSEDHPDQPQHSQYSECSGNDPDQPQNSQYIECRGNDPDQPQNSQYSECSGNDPDQPQNSQYIECRGNDPDQPQNSQYSECSGNDPDQPQNSQYSECSGNDPDQPQNSQYSECSGNDLDQPQNSQYIECSGNDPDQPQNSQYIECSGNDPDQPQNSQYSECSGNDPDQPQNSQYIECSGNDPDQPQNSQYIECSGNDPDQPQNSQYSECSRDGPDQPQHSQEQSGSREVERSERLGDLDLAELEEMMEVVVVQQFKCKMCPYKSISKDTLIKHMRERHFRNTSAPPPKKRGRGRPRRQDSTQEEAVKGGEQAEEEEDDIVDAGAIDDPEDDSDYNPAEDEPRGRQPSLPRSAPTSSLERPRRRVVRPRKFPTERRPLNQGGEVEPLIPSVSNQSAELQGSEAASSSGLGNGATSTSNENCAEPGVSQSDSENKDPSSNTGAEETGYFPRRRGRPSKRFLRKKYKKYMSTRKYYYRSHKPLLRPHHCRICGSRFLTQVDMRFHLDSHEGNDPEHFKCLQCSYRCKRWSSLKEHMFNHEGTKPYKCDECDYTSVYKKDVTRHSAVHSKDKKKKTELVPKITQYPCPVCSRVYPMQKRLTQHMKTHSLEKPHMCDKCGKSFKKRYTFKMHLLTHIQSYGNSRFKCEFCEYTCDNKKLLLNHQLSHTSDKPFKCDYCKYSTTKEDFLVSHMAIKHTGEKPFSCDLCHFVTKHKKNLRLHVQCRHAESFEEWARSHPEEPPRRRRPFFTLQQIEELKQQHENSQAVQDSTHGPIVSIAQMAFQAVQSTENPTVTQDSLGNTTIIYEQGDESAELAAQNALDLLLNMSNPRELVAVLKSDGTAGDLEEGEADPAEHLSSQTQKVVTFHVREHGEALVQEAFEPRAMEGGTEITQINITSYPGGELSVVEQPGEEIHSTATVYSSGDASPEGSHSVVVSSGALTGTLKEHKGKYYLTSSLGGGTVQQIELSSETPASPPSTSSSQQLNSKKFSCKICMASFHGRAEMESHKRAHVGPNMFKCPDCSYAASSWPDVRNHTTQHADLRPHKCGHCSFASKNKKDLRRHMMTHTNEKPFACEICGQRFNRNGHLKFHMERLHSYEPPARKARLGGTQQAVILNSDEETLATLQTALQASQTVITPERLQQALGQDHIIVAQEQTLSDQEETTYIQQITTVDGQTVQHLVTAENQVTEVQYIISQDGIQHIIPQEYVVVSEGNHIQVQDGQIAHIQYEQDGQFLQEQQIALSHDGQIQYVPISSGEQIVSHEDLEAAAHSSVTAVADAAMAQTQTVYATEATPEQLEQMQQQGIQYDVITITEE
- the LOC117426052 gene encoding zinc finger protein 335-like isoform X3 — encoded protein: MDSEDNEVESSSDAGPSGLEEPSESGMGMETSEAMSADSSDTAATPLLAPEPDSHVGQSSEGLVEVIPEMSSSTDVMAVVHLPDSSSVAQSTSVSSVSTVTQSLLVSESAQVLVHSSAVGSEGLMMVSDSTASTSSDLGSAIDKIIESTIGPDIMNGCIAVTSAEDGGAETTQYLILQGPDDGAPMVSQMSSSAFSNRIAMESLAEGPTSTSTCLDQSEMVDHRASLQDQDGMHPDQTDQPGHSGYPEHEEPQHSRYIEYSGDNPDQPQNSQYFEYSGDLPDQPQHSQYIECSGNNLDEPQNSLYMECSEDHPDQPQHSQYSECSGNDPDQPQNSQYIECRGNDPDQPQNSQYSECSGNDPDQPQNSQYIECRGNDPDQPQNSQYSECSGNDPDQPQNSQYSECSGNDPDQPQNSQYSECSGNDLDQPQNSQYIECSGNDPDQPQNSQYIECSGNDPDQPQNSQYSECSGNDPDQPQNSQYIECSGNDPDQPQNSQYIECSGNDPDQPQNSQYSECSRDGPDQPQHSQEQSGSREVERSERLGDLDLAELEEMMEVVVVQQFKCKMCPYKSISKDTLIKHMRERHFRNTSAPPPKKRGRGRPRRQDSTQEEAVKGGEQAEEEEDDIVDAGAIDDPEDDSDYNPAEDEPRGRQPSLPRSAPTSSLERPRRRVVRPRKFPTERRPLNQGGEVEPLIPSVSNQSAELQGSEAASSSGLGNGATSTSNENCAEPGVSQSDSENKDPSSNTGAEETGYFPRRRGRPSKRFLRKKYKKYMSTRKYYYRSHKPLLRPHHCRICGSRFLTQVDMRFHLDSHEGNDPEHFKCLQCSYRCKRWSSLKEHMFNHEGTKPYKCDECDYTSVYKKDVTRHSAVHSKDKKKKTELVPKITQYPCPVCSRVYPMQKRLTQHMKTHSLEKPHMCDKCGKSFKKRYTFKMHLLTHIQSYGNSRFKCEFCEYTCDNKKLLLNHQLSHTSDKPFKCDYCKYSTTKEDFLVSHMAIKHTGEKPFSCDLCHFVTKHKKNLRLHVQCRHAESFEEWARSHPEEPPRRRRPFFTLQQIEELKQQHENSQAVQDSTHGPIVSIAQMAFQAVQSTENPTVTQDSLGNTTIIYEQGDESAELAAQNALDLLLNMSNPRELVSNSLQVAVLKSDGTAGDLEEGEADPAEHLSSQTQKVVTFHVREHGEALVQEAFEPRAMEGGTEITQINITSYPGGELSVVEQPGEEIHSTATVYSSGDASPEGSHSVVVSSGALTGTLKEHKGKYYLTSSLGGGTVQQIELSSETPASPPSTSSSQQLNSKKFSCKICMASFHGRAEMESHKRAHVGPNMFKCPDCSYAASSWPDVRNHTTQHADLRPHKCGHCSFASKNKKDLRRHMMTHTNEKPFACEICGQRFNRNGHLKFHMERLHSYEPPARKARLGGTQQAVILNSDEETLATLQTALQASQTVITPERLQQALGQDHIIVAQEQTLSDQEETTYIQQITTVDGQTVQHLVTAENQVTEVQYIISQDGIQHIIPQEYVVVSEGNHIQVQDGQIAHIQYEQDGQFLQEQQIALSHDGQIQYVPISSGEQIVSHEDLEAAAHSSVTAVADAAMAQTQTVYATEATPEQLEQMQQQGIQYDVITITEE
- the LOC117426052 gene encoding zinc finger protein 335-like isoform X5; this translates as MDSEDNEVESSSDAGPSGLEEPSESGMGMETSEAMSADSSDTAATPLLAPEPDSHVGQSSEGLVEVIPEMSSSTDVMAVVHLPDSSSVAQSTSVSSVSTVTQSLLVSESAQVLVHSSAVGSEGLMMVSDSTASTSSDLGSAIDKIIESTIGPDIMNGCIAVTSAEDGGAETTQYLILQGPDDGAPMVSQMSSSAFSNRIAMESLAEGPTSTSTCLDQSEMVDHRASLQDQDGMHPDQTDQPGHSGYPEHEEPQHSRYIEYSGDNPDQPQNSQYFEYSGDLPDQPQHSQYIECSGNNLDEPQNSLYMECSEDHPDQPQHSQYSECSGNDPDQPQNSQYIECRGNDPDQPQNSQYSECSGNDPDQPQNSQYIECRGNDPDQPQNSQYSECSGNDPDQPQNSQYSECSGNDPDQPQNSQYSECSGNDLDQPQNSQYIECSGNDPDQPQNSQYIECSGNDPDQPQNSQYSECSGNDPDQPQNSQYIECSGNDPDQPQNSQYIECSGNDPDQPQNSQYSECSRDGPDQPQHSQEQSGSREVERSERLGDLDLAELEEMMEVVVVQQFKCKMCPYKSISKDTLIKHMRERHFRNTSAPPPKKRGRGRPRRQDSTQEEAVKGGEQAEEEEDDIVDAGAIDDPEDDSDYNPAEDEPRGRQPSLPRSAPTSSLERPRRRVVRPRKFPTERRPLNQGGEVEPLIPSVSNQSAELQGSEAASSSGLGNGATSTSNENCAEPGVSQSDSENKDPSSNTGAEETGYFPRRRGRPSKRFLRKKYKKYMSTRKYYYRSHKPLLRPHHCRICGSRFLTQVDMRFHLDSHEGNDPEHFKCLQCSYRCKRWSSLKEHMFNHEGTKPYKCDECDYTSVYKKDVTRHSAVHSKDKKKKTELVPKITQYPCPVCSRVYPMQKRLTQHMKTHSLEKPHMCDKCGKSFKKRYTFKMHLLTHIQSYGNSRFKCEFCEYTCDNKKLLLNHQLSHTSDKPFKCDYCKYSTTKEDFLVSHMAIKHTGEKPFSCDLCHFVTKHKKNLRLHVQCRHAESFEEWARSHPEEPPRRRRPFFTLQQIEELKQQHENSQAVQDSTHGPIVSIAQMAFQAVQSTENPTVTQDSLGNTTIIYEQAGDESAELAAQNALDLLLNMSNPRELVAVLKSDGTAGDLEEGEADPAEHLSSQTQKVVTFHVREHGEALVQEAFEPRAMEGGTEITQINITSYPGGELSVVEQPGEEIHSTATVYSSGDASPEGSHSVVVSSGALTGTLKEHKGKYYLTSSLGGGTVQQIELSSETPASPPSTSSSQQLNSKKFSCKICMASFHGRAEMESHKRAHVGPNMFKCPDCSYAASSWPDVRNHTTQHADLRPHKCGHCSFASKNKKDLRRHMMTHTNEKPFACEICGQRFNRNGHLKFHMERLHSYEPPARKARLGGTQQAVILNSDEETLATLQTALQASQTVITPERLQQALGQDHIIVAQEQTLSDQEETTYIQQITTVDGQTVQHLVTAENQVTEVQYIISQDGIQHIIPQEYVVVSEGNHIQVQDGQIAHIQYEQDGQFLQEQQIALSHDGQIQYVPISSGEQIVSHEDLEAAAHSSVTAVADAAMAQTQTVYATEATPEQLEQMQQQGIQYDVITITEE